The Corynebacterium poyangense genome includes a window with the following:
- a CDS encoding suppressor of fused domain protein, with amino-acid sequence MDLEATTYWINSLFPAELSIGEVAGFQLAVGDLGQQQFVACTRNFAEVNTGLVATDGPHSGTPVRSEIFTLARLNGATGSGTTDSSTMPPEELIVEPLTQTAVMLRRAQEHRTPIPAQPGQLLPEPVDVPGCTVRHVLLAVPYVWGPQIPQLVEKDRLTVMLQLIMLTDAEAQYARTYGVGELQTELQHSGVDLLDWTR; translated from the coding sequence ATGGATCTTGAAGCCACGACATACTGGATCAACAGTTTGTTCCCGGCCGAATTATCCATCGGTGAGGTCGCCGGTTTTCAGCTGGCTGTTGGTGATCTTGGGCAACAGCAATTTGTGGCTTGTACCAGGAACTTCGCAGAGGTGAACACTGGTTTGGTAGCCACCGACGGCCCTCATTCCGGCACTCCGGTGCGCAGCGAAATCTTTACCCTTGCTCGGCTCAACGGGGCCACCGGTTCTGGGACCACAGATTCGTCAACGATGCCTCCTGAGGAGCTCATTGTAGAGCCGCTGACCCAAACCGCCGTGATGTTGCGTCGTGCCCAAGAACACCGCACCCCCATTCCGGCACAACCTGGGCAGCTTCTTCCGGAGCCGGTCGATGTTCCGGGCTGCACAGTCCGGCATGTTCTTTTAGCCGTGCCCTATGTGTGGGGGCCTCAGATTCCGCAGCTGGTAGAAAAGGATCGCTTAACGGTGATGCTGCAGCTAATCATGCTGACGGACGCAGAAGCACAATACGCTCGCACCTATGGTGTTGGCGAGTTGCAAACAGAGCTGCAACATTCTGGCGTTGATCTTTTGGACTGGACACGATGA
- a CDS encoding pyridoxal-phosphate dependent enzyme → MPSPLMADLAENISATIGHTPLVKLQRIPLAHGVSLYAKLEYFNPGGSAKDRTAAALIKNAQENGILHPGTPIVESSSGNLGIALAREALLGGWEFHCVVDDRINTTTLKYLSALGAHIHQVATQPDPEFDRLAARRAKVAELLAAIPGAVTMDQYGNQAAFEAHASGTMSEILSSLGTTPDALYVAISTTGTLGGCRRRLEQAQAKTKVVAVDAEGSVLYGGCRGQRHLPGFGAGVTPELSRFVTPDTLQRIPDIYSVAGARFLARKEGIVVGASAGAVTAAILEDRSHFQEQEQVVAIFHDGGTPYMDTIFDDAWVEHHLGASVEDLEKLMEKWEH, encoded by the coding sequence ATGCCTTCTCCCCTTATGGCGGACCTTGCAGAAAATATATCGGCAACTATCGGACATACCCCTCTCGTCAAACTTCAGCGCATCCCCTTAGCTCACGGTGTATCGCTCTACGCAAAACTGGAATATTTCAATCCTGGCGGTAGCGCAAAAGATAGAACCGCCGCCGCACTCATCAAAAACGCCCAAGAAAACGGGATACTTCATCCCGGCACGCCCATCGTGGAATCAAGTTCCGGAAACCTCGGCATCGCCCTTGCCCGGGAAGCTCTCCTCGGCGGATGGGAATTCCATTGCGTCGTTGATGATCGGATCAATACGACAACCTTGAAATACCTTTCCGCTCTAGGTGCCCACATTCACCAGGTGGCTACCCAGCCAGATCCAGAGTTTGACCGTCTAGCTGCACGTCGAGCTAAAGTCGCCGAACTATTGGCAGCCATACCTGGCGCCGTCACAATGGATCAATATGGCAACCAAGCCGCCTTTGAGGCTCACGCCTCAGGCACAATGTCTGAGATCCTTTCTTCCTTAGGAACTACCCCAGACGCACTCTACGTGGCTATCAGCACCACCGGGACTCTCGGAGGGTGCCGACGCAGACTTGAGCAAGCCCAAGCAAAAACCAAGGTTGTTGCGGTAGATGCCGAGGGCTCTGTCCTCTATGGTGGCTGCCGGGGACAACGACATCTTCCCGGTTTTGGTGCCGGAGTTACCCCTGAGTTATCCAGATTCGTGACCCCAGATACTCTCCAAAGAATCCCTGACATCTACTCCGTCGCTGGTGCCCGATTCCTGGCTCGAAAGGAAGGAATAGTGGTAGGAGCTTCAGCAGGAGCAGTGACCGCAGCGATCCTCGAAGACCGCTCCCACTTTCAAGAACAAGAGCAGGTGGTAGCTATTTTCCACGATGGAGGAACACCCTATATGGACACTATTTTTGATGACGCCTGGGTTGAACATCATCTTGGCGCCAGCGTCGAGGACCTAGAGAAGCTAATGGAAAAATGGGAGCACTAA
- a CDS encoding DUF421 domain-containing protein, translated as MTPEQGWGAALVHGLGIEPWRIPIVMVSAISIYLVFLLLTRLFGQRILTATTSLEAVVVVMFGAVAGRVIIGEPPSLAAGAIGLCTLVIMELVFGRIRRYARRRSDHGIFRVDPVLIVAHGKAIPQLQRKARVSREDIAVFLRRNGLTQLSQVRYMILESSGTLSIIRADQPYDPAILAGVVGAAEYAHEAPEAQH; from the coding sequence ATGACTCCGGAACAAGGGTGGGGCGCAGCCCTGGTGCACGGATTAGGGATTGAACCGTGGCGAATCCCTATTGTCATGGTGTCTGCTATCTCTATCTACCTCGTCTTCCTTCTCCTTACCAGGCTCTTTGGTCAGCGCATCTTGACCGCCACGACGTCCTTAGAAGCCGTAGTGGTGGTGATGTTCGGTGCGGTGGCTGGCCGTGTCATTATCGGCGAGCCGCCAAGCCTTGCCGCCGGAGCTATTGGCCTGTGCACCCTCGTCATCATGGAACTAGTTTTCGGCCGGATCAGGCGCTATGCCCGACGCCGCAGCGACCACGGAATTTTCCGGGTAGATCCAGTACTCATCGTTGCCCACGGCAAAGCTATCCCTCAATTACAGCGCAAAGCGCGGGTTTCCCGAGAAGACATCGCGGTGTTTTTGAGGCGCAATGGTTTAACTCAGCTTTCTCAAGTGCGCTACATGATCCTTGAATCCAGCGGCACCCTCTCTATTATTCGAGCTGACCAGCCCTATGACCCGGCTATCCTCGCTGGAGTGGTGGGAGCGGCGGAATATGCTCATGAAGCGCCTGAAGCTCAACACTGA
- a CDS encoding aminotransferase class I/II-fold pyridoxal phosphate-dependent enzyme, which translates to MSLRDLTPEQLKDLAADVRSHYQELKAKNLNLDLTRGKPSSEQLDFAQSLLSLPGEDDYLAADGTDCRNYGNLKGITDIRSLWAELLGVPVELVYAQDSSSLNIMFDLISWSFLFGNNDSTRPWKDEEKVRWICPVPGYDRHFTITETLGVEMVTVPMTKDGPDMEAVRELALDPQVKGMWCVPVFGNPTGITFSEQVCRELASMETGAEDFRIVWDNAYAVHTLTDTFPPIYNVIRMAEEAGNPNRFWCMSSTSKITFAGAGVAFFASSPENLAWYSSLAGVRGIGPNKINQLAHARYFGSADGVRAVMLKHAGSLAPKFERVLQILDDRLGEYEFATWTKPEGGYFISLDVLDGTAARTVQLAKDAGIALTGAGSSFPLHHDPHDRNIRLAPSLPPEEEIATAMDGVATCALLAAVEKLGA; encoded by the coding sequence ATGTCACTACGTGATCTGACCCCAGAGCAGCTCAAAGATTTAGCTGCTGATGTTCGCTCCCACTATCAGGAGCTCAAAGCTAAAAACTTGAACTTAGATTTAACCCGTGGCAAGCCTTCTTCTGAGCAACTTGATTTTGCTCAATCTCTCCTGTCGCTCCCGGGAGAGGATGACTATTTAGCAGCCGACGGCACTGATTGTCGGAATTACGGAAACTTAAAAGGAATAACAGACATCCGTTCCCTCTGGGCGGAGCTTCTGGGAGTTCCCGTTGAACTGGTGTATGCGCAGGATTCTTCCAGCCTGAATATCATGTTTGACCTTATTTCCTGGTCCTTCCTCTTCGGTAATAATGACTCCACTCGCCCGTGGAAAGATGAGGAGAAAGTCCGCTGGATTTGCCCGGTCCCTGGGTATGATCGCCACTTCACCATCACCGAAACCCTTGGGGTAGAGATGGTCACTGTTCCCATGACTAAGGACGGCCCAGACATGGAGGCGGTCCGGGAACTAGCTCTTGACCCCCAGGTCAAAGGAATGTGGTGCGTGCCGGTTTTCGGCAACCCCACCGGAATCACCTTCTCTGAGCAGGTGTGCCGGGAATTAGCCAGCATGGAAACCGGTGCCGAAGACTTCCGGATTGTGTGGGACAACGCCTATGCTGTTCACACTCTGACCGACACCTTCCCGCCGATTTATAACGTCATCCGGATGGCGGAGGAAGCCGGTAACCCCAACCGCTTTTGGTGCATGTCCTCCACGTCGAAAATTACCTTCGCCGGAGCTGGGGTGGCGTTTTTTGCCTCCTCGCCGGAGAACCTGGCCTGGTACTCCAGCCTCGCCGGAGTCCGAGGAATTGGCCCCAATAAGATCAATCAATTAGCCCACGCCCGATATTTTGGCAGTGCGGATGGGGTCCGCGCCGTCATGCTTAAACACGCCGGGTCTCTGGCTCCGAAGTTTGAGCGGGTTCTGCAAATCTTGGATGATCGCCTAGGAGAATATGAGTTTGCGACCTGGACCAAACCGGAGGGTGGATACTTCATCTCTCTGGATGTTCTCGACGGCACTGCGGCTCGTACTGTCCAGCTAGCGAAAGACGCCGGCATTGCGCTAACCGGGGCGGGTTCTTCTTTCCCGTTGCACCATGATCCGCATGACCGGAATATCCGGCTGGCACCATCTTTGCCCCCGGAGGAGGAAATCGCCACCGCTATGGATGGCGTGGCTACCTGTGCCTTGCTTGCCGCTGTAGAAAAACTCGGAGCTTAG